CACAGGACAACGCCGCACGCGAAGATCGCGACGACGAACGGGCCGCCTTCGTCGATCAGGGCCTGCACCGGCGCGGCCAGCTCCTGAACGCGCGCCAGGATCAGCTCCGGCAGCACGGTGAAGGCATCCGGCGCGTCCACAGACGTTGCGGTCATCCGCCCGAGGAACTGCGCGAAGATCATCTCAGCCATCGCGGTGCCGCGCCTTGGCGCGCTCGAGCCGCTCGGCCAGAATGCCCGCGCTCTGCTCGTCCAGGATCTGCACGACGCCGCGCGACATCGACGCCAGCCCGGCATTCATGAACAGCAGCGGGATCGCGATGCCGAGGCCGAGCACCGTGGCGATCATGGCCTGACCGATGCCGTTGGCCATCAGGCGCGGGTCGGAGGACCCGGACTCGGTGATGGACTGGAACGTGATGATCATGCCGATCACGGTTCCGATCAGCCCGAGCAGCGGACCGGCGGCAACGGTCAGGCGCAGGAACGCCTGGAAACGCTCCAGGCGCGGCACCTCGCGAAGCACCGCCTCCGAGATGCGAAGCTCGACGACTTCGGCGTCCTCTTCGATCGTCTCGGGCGTCGTGCGCACCGAGCGCAGCACGCGGCCGAGCGGGTTGTCCGTCCGCGGCTGGTCGAGGTTGGCGAGCTGGCGGCGCACGGCCAGGCGCGTCCAGACCAGGTAGAGCGTCTGGTAGAGCGCGGCGAGAACGCCGATCAAACCGACGGCGATGATCAGGTAGCCGACGGCTTCGCCCTTCTCGATGCGTTCCATCATGTCGGGGCGCTGCACGATCATCGTCAGCAGCACGCCGCGCGTCGGATCCACCGCGGCGTGCACGTAGCCCTCGCGCGCAGTCTGGAGATCGCGCGCCAGCGAGGTCAGATCGTCGGACGGCTGGCGTGCCAGCACGGCAAGCTGGCCGAGGCTCGGCAGATAGTTCAGGTAGCGGCCTTCCGACATCGCCACGAAGCTGCCGATGCGCACGACCTGCGCCTGGCGGGCATTCCCGCTGGCCTCGACGATGGTTGCCGGGAAGCGCACGACGCGTCCGCTCTCCGTCATCTCCCGCTGCAACTCGAACCACAGCCGCTCCAGATCCTCCGTGGACGGCAGAAATTTGGCCTTGCCCAGCTCGGTGAAGAACTTGTCGCGTCCGGGGTACTGCGCCGACAGAAGCGATGTGTACATGACGTTGGCGCCGTCGCCCGCAACCTGCCGCACCACGCCGAACAGCTCGCCGAGGCTGCCCATGCGCTGGTTCATCAGGTCTTCCTGCTCGGCCAGCTTACGCTCGTTCTCGTCGAAGCGCGCCGACAGTGCCTTGCTGCGCGCCTCGGCCTCGTCCCGCTTGCGCACGGCCTCCGCGAGCATGCGCGCCTGATCCTGCTTGCTGGCAAGAAAGATGCGCTCACGCTCGGCATTGACCTTTTCGTGCTCGGCACGCGCGTTGCGCGTCCGTTCGAGCAGCTCTTCGAGCGTAGCCGGCTTGTCGGCGGCGCCCGCCGGCAACGTCGACAGGACCACGGCCACAGCCGCAGTGGCAAGGATGGAAAGACGGGCGATCACGAGCGGACCTCCACCGGCGCCGGCACGGGGGCCAGCAGCATCTCGGGAGCGCGCAGCTTCAGCGCCACCGCGACTCCTTCCTTGAATGCATGAGCGTAGTCGTTGTCCACGACCCATCGGCCAGCGCCTGTATCCCAATAACCCGTCTCCTTGCCGTCGAGCGTCTGGTAGAGGAGCGAGACGCGACCGATGCGCAGGAATTTGGCGGTTCTGGCTTCATCGCCGGCGGTGCGGGCCGGCGCATCGTCCGCCCCGGTGAGCTTGGCTTCGTAGGCTTCGATGGTGCGCCCATAGTCCATCTCGACCTGGTAGGCCTCGATGATGCGGCGATACTTCTCGGAGATGGTCACATCGGCGCGGTCCATCATGCCTTCGAGAACCGCCACGCGATTGCGGCGCTCCTCCACGAGGAAGGGAATGTCCAGCTCGACGAACTGGCGAAGCGTGGCCAGCATGCGCTGCATCAGCGGCGTCACCGAACGCGCGGTGGCCTCGACTTCGTCGAGACGGGTCTGAATGCCGGCGAGCTCCTCGCTCTGCGAGGCAACCTGCTTTTCGAGCTGAGCCGCGTAGCTGGCATGGCTCTCGGCGTCGGCCAAGGCCTTGCGGTACTCGGACAGCAGCCTCTGGGTTTCCTCGTCCAGCTGGTCGATACGCTGCTGGGCGGCCAGATCGGCCCTGTAGGTCTCTTTCTGCTCGGCCCGCGCGCGCTCCAGCAGCTCGGTCGATGCCGGCTTGGCCGCCGTCGAGTCGGTCGCTGGCGGTGTCGAGCTCGCAGCCGCCGCTGGCGGAACGGCTGGCCCGGTGGCAGCGTCGGCCGCGACTCCGGCTGCAGGTGCCATCATGAGCGCGCAGGCCAGCGTAAGCCCGGATATCGTCAGGTCGTGTCGCATATCGCTCCCCCTGCCGAGGTGGATGGTTCAGGTTCGATGAAAGCCGAGAGGCCACCGAGGTGGTGTCAGGTTCCGGTTGCGGGCACGCGGTATCCGTACCGTCACCCGAGACCACCATCGATGACCAACGGGTGGCAATCTGAGGGCGCCGTGTCAGGCCCGCGTCAGTGCTCGGTTGGAATTCGGTTAAGACGCGAAATGCGCAGCGACGAGGTGGCGTCGTTGTCGGCGCGCGGCCACGACCCTCAGCGCTGCGCCGTCCACCCGATCCACCGCTCCCACCGCCACGATGCAGGATCGCAGCGTTCGTAAGCAGCGTCGATGATCGCGTTGCGCGCGGCGGGAGCGAGCGGCGCGAGCAGCGGGTCCGTCACGACGGGGATCTTCATCCAGTCACGCAGCATCGGTTGCGTCAGTCGAACGCGAAATCGCCAGCGCCGGCTGCGAAAGCCGGCCGTTGCCAGCGTCGATTCCACGCTGGCGACGTCCGCGGGCACAGGTGTCGGATCGCAAGGAAGCCTTCCTCGGATGCGCTCCTGGCCATCGAACGTGTGCCCCGCCGCGATCTCCGCCGGCAATCTCAGCAGCAGCGGATCGGTGCCGCCGCCTGGCGCGTCGGGCTCGCCGAGGTAGAGCGCCGGCACGTTGAACGACAAGAGGCCGCCAGGCGCGAGCGCTCGCGCCAGCATTGCGAACGTCTGTCCGAGCGGCTGCAGCAACCAGATCGCCGCGCTGCAGACGATTCGGTCGAACGCGGCGTCGGCCGCCGGCAGCGTCGCCAGCCAGCGAACACGCGGATCGAGCACGCGTGATTCGCCGGCCGCACGCATTGCCCGGGCGGGCTCCACGCAGACGACGCGGCCGTCGCCGTTCAGGCGCGTCAGCACCGCGTGCGTGGTGCCGCCGATCCCCGCGCCGAGATCGAGCACGCGATCGCTTCGCCGGATGCGTGCGTGACGTACCACCGCGCGGCTCGCGGCGGCGTAGCGGCCGTAGCTTGCATCGAACGCGGCATACGCCTCCGCCGTTCGCGGATCGTCCCAACCAAGGGCGCCGCCGTGTTGCGGCGCAGGCCACGTCGGTGCAGTCGCGGCGCTCACGCGAGCTCGCTGCGCGGCCGGTAGCGGTAGTCGACGGAGATCCGCAGCCGGTCGGCCGTCAGGTTCGGCAGGGCGCGGTGGATCGTCGTGCTCGAGAAAAAGATGACGTCTCCGGGCTCGAGATCTCCGGTTGCCCATTCGGCATCGTCGTCCACCGTCACGCCATCGCTGGCGTGCTCGCAAAGCCCGTTGCGGTGCGAACCTGGCAGCACGGCGAGTGGACCAAGCGGCAGCGGACAGCGGGTGAGCGGCATCCACGCGGTCCACATCCGCTCACTCGAGCGAACATAGGCCGCGTCCTGATGCGGCGGCGTCGTCAGATCGACGGCGCCGGGCGAGACCAGCCGGCACAGATCGCCAACGTTCGGTACGGGGTCGTCGTCCAGGATGGTTTGGAGCGTGGTGCGAATCGAAGGCGACGCCTGCAGGCCACCGTACGCCTTCGTCCCCATGATCTCCTGCAGGAATGCGATGAAGCGCGGATCGTCGTAAGCGCCGAGCCGCAGGGACGGGTCGGTGCGGCCGCGCCGGAGCCAACCGCGTGCCACGCAGGCGCCGGCGACCCGTCTACGCAGCCGCATCAAGCGGTCCTGCGGGATCGCCCGCCGCAGGAACAGATAGCCATCGGCGGCCGCCCGCCGCCGCAGCGTCTCCGGCGATGCGCCTGTCGAGTCCTGGAGCGCGGCGATCTTCATGCGGCCACCGGCGCCGGCAGCTGTCCCATTCGCCGGAGGTTGTGCTCGCCTTTAAAGCGCAGGCACTGGCGGATGAGCGAGCGCATCTGCGGCGTGTAGCGGAAGAAATCGAGCTCGAGGGAAGCGTCGTCCAGGTAGTAGCGATGATAGGCGGCACGGTCGCCGAGCGGCGGCGGCTCGCACCGCTTGGAGTAGCGCTCCTCGAGCCACCAGTCCGTGAAGCCGTAACCGGCGTGATACTCCTCGTAAAGAGGGGTCCCGGGAAACGGGATCAGGACGCCGAGCGTGCTGAACGCGTCGACCATCGGCGCAATGCGTTCCATGAAGCGGAGCGTATGCTCGACGTGCTCGGGCTCTTCTTGCGGAAATCCCAGCATGAAGTTGCACGCGGTGGTCAGCCCGAGCTCTTTCGCCCATTCGAGCGCACGCACCACCGTTGCGGTGGTGATGCCCTTCTTGATGGCGCGCAGGATGCGGTCATCGCCGCTCTCGACGCCGAAGTTGACGGCGACGCAGCCGGCGTCGCGCATCGTGCGCAACATCTCGAACGTCACCATGCTGGCGCGCGTGATCGCGCTCCATCCCAGGGGAAAGGCCACGTCGCGGCGCAGCGCCTCGCACAGGCTCTCCAGATGATCGCGGCGGGCGGTGAGAGCGTCGTCCCAGAACGGATAGAACGTAGCGCCACCCGAGGCGTGGTAGGCGTTCAGCTCGGCGGCGACGTCGGAGGCGCTGCGATAGCGAAACCCGCGGCCGGTAACGTAGTTCGCACAGAAGGTGCAGCGCGCAGGACAGCCGCGGCTGGTGAGCATGCCGCCAGGCGCGGCCGTGCCAGCGGCGCCGTACCAGCGCGCGTCGAACAGTGCCTGCGCGCGTTGCGGCCAGGCCAGCGTGTCGAGGCTTTCGACGAAGCCGCGCGGGCCGGTATGGTGGAAGCTGCCGTCGGCGGCGCGCACGTGAAGGCCGGGCACCGTGTGGAGGGCGCGGTGGCCTTCGACGACGTCGACGAGGTCCAGAATCGTCTCTTCGGCCTCGCCGCTGACGGCAACGTCGAAGCCGCGCGCAAGCGGCTCGAGCGGCCGCACCGTCGTGTGCGCGCCGCCGGCCACGAACAGCGGACGTTTCCTGGAGCGCCCGCCTGGCGCCGTCGCCGGCCCGTCCACGAGGACCGTCTCGCGCAAGACATCGACGAGCCGATAGGCATGCCACACCCAGCGCGTGAACAGTCCCATGCCGACGATGTCCGGCTCGAGGTCGATCACCGCCTGCGCGATGAGCTCGTGCGATCCTTCGAAAGAGCGCGCCGCCGCATCGATCACCGTCACATCGCAGCCGCGCCCTAGCAGCGCCGCAGCGACGTACTGCAAGCCGAGCAGCGGAGCGCCGAGCCGCTCAGGCGACGGCGGATTGATGAGAACGACGCGTGTCACGCCAGGAACGGGCCGGCCTCGAGCGCTTTCGTGCTGTAAACCTCGCCAAGAACGACGGGGCCGACCGGCACATAAGGAGGAGCGAAGCTCGGGACCGGTCCTTTGCCGAGCACGTTGACGAGCGTGGCGCCCCGATACCAACCGGCAAACCCGTTCGAGTAGACGCGTGCGAACTCCTCGGTCGCGATGGCTGCGTTGGGATCGTCCATTCGCTCCATCAGTACTTCCGAGAGTGCACGAGCGAGCACATCCGGCGTCATGCCGATCCTGCCGGGCGCGATACCTCTCCTCAGCGGGCGTGGTTTGATCGGCGTGTCCGGCGCCTCCCCTGCCGCCACTGCCGCGAACTGCGGGAGCGCCTTGTTGATGGCCATGTAGTAGCTCGCGGCCCAGGTCCGCCATGCCTCCCACGACACCCCGGAGAATGCAGCAGCGACGTCGCCGGGCGCCCCGGCGTTTTGCATCGAGGTATGAACGAGTTGCTCGAACGATGGGCCCGAGAGCGACCCCGGTTTGAGGAACACGTTGCTGGCGTTGACCACGCCGCCGGTGAGCTGCGCGGCCTGAGTCCACTCGTCGACACCCTGCGAAATGCCGCTGAGGGCCGCGTCGATCCACCGGCGCCACGTTTCGATCGGAACCCCGCCCGCGACGCCGCCGGCGTGTGCCTGCCGGACGCGAGGCAACACTGCAGTCACGAGAGCCGCGAGCGTGATCCTCGCCGCGCCGGTCAGCAACTCGCGGCGCGAGAGGTCCGGCCCCTCGCCATGTGAACGCTTGGATGGACGTGGTGACTTATCCATGAGCTCCCCTCGGCAGCGATCCTTGAATGCATCGCTGGGAGGCGAACTTAACACAGCGATCGCCTCGATGACCAAGGCGCCTTGCAAGTAAAGTTCGGCCGTAGGTCACTCGCGCCCGGCTCTGACGCCGTCGAGGGATCAGTTGGCGGTTCGGGAAGGCGGCATGGTGGCGGGCGACGGTCAAGCGGCCCGTCCGCGGCGAGGTGCTTCGCGTGGAGCGACGATCAATTCCAGGGCAGCCCGGCCGCCGGACATTCCAGCTCGACCTGCTGTCAGCATGCGGTCGTACAGCACGACCTCGTCCAGCGTGCCGGTGAAATAACGCGTGAAGCCCTGCGTGCGATTGCCGAGGCTGCCATGATTGATGGCATCGCCCTCGGTCTCATCCAGGGTGAACCACAGGACGGGCTGGTCGGCCGCAACGGCCTCCTGGAACGCTTCCGGAGCGCCCGGTGCCGGCGCCGCGCCGATCAGGACGAGCAGCGGGAGCACCAGCCAGGGCGGACGAGTGTGGCGCATGGCGTGATCCTAGCGCCGCGGTCCCTGCGCACCCACGCGACCGGGACCGCACGCATGCCTAAATCTTGCGCGCGGCCGTGCCGCCGAATCGGGCAGGGCACCGGAATCGACGGCGGCCGCCGCCTTCGAAAGCACGGTCGTACGCGCGCGAAAGGCGCCGCGGCCGTATCCTCCATGCAGAGAAATCGAGGATTTAGCGGTGGGCAGCCTTCCGCCGTCGCTCGCCCGCTCCCCCTGGCACCTCCGTTGCACAAGCGCGCCCATCGTTGCGCGATGCGGCCTCGGCCGCACGGGCCATCCGCAACCGACTAGGAGGACCGAGCATGACTACTACCGATCATTCCGCGCGGCGCCGCCGCGTTCTCTCGCTTTGCGCTGCGCTGGCGCTTCCGCTGCTGGCCGCGACCGCAGGCTTCGCCGAAGAGGCGGCCGAAGCGCCGCCTGCCGTCGATACCGGCGATACGGCGTGGGTGCTCGTGTCCACCGCGCTCGTGCTCATGATGACCCTGCCCGGCCTGGCGCTGTTCTACGGCGGCCTGGTGCGGGCCAAGAACGTCCTGAACGTCCTCATGCAGTGCTTCCTGTCGGCCGGTGTCGTCGGCGTGCTGTGGGTGGTCGTCGGCTACAGCCTGGCCTTCGGTGAAGGCAACTCGTTCATCGGCGACTTCTCCAAGGTGGGCCTGGCGGGAGTGACGCTGGAATCGGTCACCGCCAACTTCGCCTCGCCGCCCCGCAACATTCCCGAATACGTGTTCATCATGTTCCAGGGCATGTTCGCCATCATCACTCCGGCCCTGATCCTGGGCGCGGTGGCCGAGCGCATGAAGTTCAGCGCGTGGCTGGCCTTCATCACGATATGGCTGCTGGTGGTCTATTGCCCGCTCGCGCACATGGTCTGGGGCGGCACGGGCTGGATCTTCAATGCCGGCGCCATCGACTTCGCCGGCGGCCTCGTCGTCCACATGTCCAGCGGCTTCTCCGCGCTGGTTGCGGCCATCATGCTCGGAAGCCGTCGCGGCTTCGGCAGGGAGCCGATGCCGCCGCACAGCCTGCCGCTGTGCCTGATCGGTGCGGGCCTGCTGTGGACGGGATGGTTCGGCTTCAACGCCGGCAGCGCCCTGAGCGCCAGCCCGCTGGCCACGCTGGCTTTCCTGAACACGAGCACGGCCGCTTCCACGGCAACTCTGGTGTGGGCGATCGTGGAGTGGATTCATCGCGGCAAGCCGACCGCTCTCGGCGGCGCCACCGCTGCGGTGGCCGGCCTCGTCGCGATCACGCCTGCCTGCGGCAACGTCTCTCCCATGGGAGCCATCGCCATCGGCGCCGGTGTCGTGGCGGTCTCGTACACGGCCTGCACGTTCCTGAAGCCTGCCCTCGGCTACGACGACTCGCTTGATGTCTTCGGCGTTCACGCTCTCGGCGGCCTGTGGGGAGCTTTGGCGGCAGGCATTTTCGCCGTCACGCTCGGCTCCGGCATCGAGAGCAACGCGCAGCAGATCATGGTGCAGCTGAAGAGCATCGCCTTCGTGGTGGTCTTCGCGCCGGTGGCGACCTTCATCATCCTGAGCGTGCTCAAGATGTTCTTCGGCTCGCTGCGAGTGCACGAGGAAGACGAGGCTGCCGGCCTCGACCTGACCGAGCATGCCGAGACCGCCTATTCGATGGCCGG
This is a stretch of genomic DNA from Candidatus Limnocylindrales bacterium. It encodes these proteins:
- a CDS encoding phytanoyl-CoA dioxygenase family protein, producing MKIAALQDSTGASPETLRRRAAADGYLFLRRAIPQDRLMRLRRRVAGACVARGWLRRGRTDPSLRLGAYDDPRFIAFLQEIMGTKAYGGLQASPSIRTTLQTILDDDPVPNVGDLCRLVSPGAVDLTTPPHQDAAYVRSSERMWTAWMPLTRCPLPLGPLAVLPGSHRNGLCEHASDGVTVDDDAEWATGDLEPGDVIFFSSTTIHRALPNLTADRLRISVDYRYRPRSELA
- a CDS encoding MotA/TolQ/ExbB proton channel family protein — translated: MIARLSILATAAVAVVLSTLPAGAADKPATLEELLERTRNARAEHEKVNAERERIFLASKQDQARMLAEAVRKRDEAEARSKALSARFDENERKLAEQEDLMNQRMGSLGELFGVVRQVAGDGANVMYTSLLSAQYPGRDKFFTELGKAKFLPSTEDLERLWFELQREMTESGRVVRFPATIVEASGNARQAQVVRIGSFVAMSEGRYLNYLPSLGQLAVLARQPSDDLTSLARDLQTAREGYVHAAVDPTRGVLLTMIVQRPDMMERIEKGEAVGYLIIAVGLIGVLAALYQTLYLVWTRLAVRRQLANLDQPRTDNPLGRVLRSVRTTPETIEEDAEVVELRISEAVLREVPRLERFQAFLRLTVAAGPLLGLIGTVIGMIITFQSITESGSSDPRLMANGIGQAMIATVLGLGIAIPLLFMNAGLASMSRGVVQILDEQSAGILAERLERAKARHRDG
- a CDS encoding DUF3450 domain-containing protein; the protein is MRHDLTISGLTLACALMMAPAAGVAADAATGPAVPPAAAASSTPPATDSTAAKPASTELLERARAEQKETYRADLAAQQRIDQLDEETQRLLSEYRKALADAESHASYAAQLEKQVASQSEELAGIQTRLDEVEATARSVTPLMQRMLATLRQFVELDIPFLVEERRNRVAVLEGMMDRADVTISEKYRRIIEAYQVEMDYGRTIEAYEAKLTGADDAPARTAGDEARTAKFLRIGRVSLLYQTLDGKETGYWDTGAGRWVVDNDYAHAFKEGVAVALKLRAPEMLLAPVPAPVEVRS
- a CDS encoding radical SAM protein, which encodes MTRVVLINPPSPERLGAPLLGLQYVAAALLGRGCDVTVIDAAARSFEGSHELIAQAVIDLEPDIVGMGLFTRWVWHAYRLVDVLRETVLVDGPATAPGGRSRKRPLFVAGGAHTTVRPLEPLARGFDVAVSGEAEETILDLVDVVEGHRALHTVPGLHVRAADGSFHHTGPRGFVESLDTLAWPQRAQALFDARWYGAAGTAAPGGMLTSRGCPARCTFCANYVTGRGFRYRSASDVAAELNAYHASGGATFYPFWDDALTARRDHLESLCEALRRDVAFPLGWSAITRASMVTFEMLRTMRDAGCVAVNFGVESGDDRILRAIKKGITTATVVRALEWAKELGLTTACNFMLGFPQEEPEHVEHTLRFMERIAPMVDAFSTLGVLIPFPGTPLYEEYHAGYGFTDWWLEERYSKRCEPPPLGDRAAYHRYYLDDASLELDFFRYTPQMRSLIRQCLRFKGEHNLRRMGQLPAPVAA
- a CDS encoding class I SAM-dependent methyltransferase, with product MSAATAPTWPAPQHGGALGWDDPRTAEAYAAFDASYGRYAAASRAVVRHARIRRSDRVLDLGAGIGGTTHAVLTRLNGDGRVVCVEPARAMRAAGESRVLDPRVRWLATLPAADAAFDRIVCSAAIWLLQPLGQTFAMLARALAPGGLLSFNVPALYLGEPDAPGGGTDPLLLRLPAEIAAGHTFDGQERIRGRLPCDPTPVPADVASVESTLATAGFRSRRWRFRVRLTQPMLRDWMKIPVVTDPLLAPLAPAARNAIIDAAYERCDPASWRWERWIGWTAQR
- a CDS encoding ammonium transporter, whose translation is MTTTDHSARRRRVLSLCAALALPLLAATAGFAEEAAEAPPAVDTGDTAWVLVSTALVLMMTLPGLALFYGGLVRAKNVLNVLMQCFLSAGVVGVLWVVVGYSLAFGEGNSFIGDFSKVGLAGVTLESVTANFASPPRNIPEYVFIMFQGMFAIITPALILGAVAERMKFSAWLAFITIWLLVVYCPLAHMVWGGTGWIFNAGAIDFAGGLVVHMSSGFSALVAAIMLGSRRGFGREPMPPHSLPLCLIGAGLLWTGWFGFNAGSALSASPLATLAFLNTSTAASTATLVWAIVEWIHRGKPTALGGATAAVAGLVAITPACGNVSPMGAIAIGAGVVAVSYTACTFLKPALGYDDSLDVFGVHALGGLWGALAAGIFAVTLGSGIESNAQQIMVQLKSIAFVVVFAPVATFIILSVLKMFFGSLRVHEEDEAAGLDLTEHAETAYSMAGGSGLAMMEGIAHEVHGSTLTATKPKMAH